Part of the Roseomonas sp. OT10 genome, TGGAGGTCGTCGCCTTCGTCGAGGAGGAGCTGGAGCGCAACCCGCTGCTGGAGCGCGACGAGGGGGAGCGCGAGCGTCCCGGCGAGGCCGGGGAGGAACCGGGCATCGCCACGGCGGGCCCGGGCGGCGAGGCGGCTGCCGACCTCGCCCTGCTGATGCCCACCGGGGCGGAGGCGCCGCTCGACCTGCATGATACGCAGAACCTCTACGAGGCGTCCGAGGCGCCGCAGGGCCCGCGCGGCGGCGGCAGCTTCGAGGAGGACGAGCGCGGCATCGACGACCTGGCCGTCGAGCGCCCGCGCTCCCTGCGCGAGGAGCTGGCGGAGCAGGCGCGGCTGAGCTTCCACACGCCGCAGGAGCGCCTGATCGCCGGACAGCTGATCGCCCTGCTCGACCCCGCCGGCAGGCTGTCGCTCCCCGATGCCGCCATCGCCGGCGCGCTGGGCTGCGCGGAGGCGGACGTCGCCGCGGTGCGCGCCCGGATGCAGCGCTTCGAGCCGGTGGGGCTCTTCGCCCGCGACCTGGCGGAATGCCTCGCCGCCCAACTGGCCGAGAAGAACCGCCTGGACCCCGCCATGCAGGCGCTGCTGCAGAACCTGGAGCTGCTGGCCCGGCGGGACATGCCGGCGCTGCTGCGGATCTGCGGCGTGGACATGGCGGACCTGGCGGAGATGGTGGCGGAGATCCGCCGCCTCGATCCCAAGCCCGGCGCGTCCTTCGACGGCAACCCCGCCCCGACGGTG contains:
- the rpoN gene encoding RNA polymerase factor sigma-54, which codes for MSFSLGPRLDFRQTQSLVMTPQLRQAIKLLQSSNMEVVAFVEEELERNPLLERDEGERERPGEAGEEPGIATAGPGGEAAADLALLMPTGAEAPLDLHDTQNLYEASEAPQGPRGGGSFEEDERGIDDLAVERPRSLREELAEQARLSFHTPQERLIAGQLIALLDPAGRLSLPDAAIAGALGCAEADVAAVRARMQRFEPVGLFARDLAECLAAQLAEKNRLDPAMQALLQNLELLARRDMPALLRICGVDMADLAEMVAEIRRLDPKPGASFDGNPAPTVVPDVLMRRGPDGGWLLELNPETLPRVLVNRGFHAAAHTTLRSREDRAFLAERLQSANWLVKSLEQRANTILKVSAEIVRRQDGFFRHGIAHLRPLILRDVAEEVEMHESTVSRVTANKYIATPRGTFELKFFFTTAIAGTTGETFSAEAIRHRIRDMIGAERSEEILSDDAIVERLRSEGVDIARRTVAKYREALRIPSSVQRKREKAVPAF